GATGCTGACCGATACCCTGCCCGCCGGTCTGCGCAAGGCGGTGGCGGTGTTCAATCTGTGCGTGATGTTGGGGGTGGGGCTGTTTTTCTCTTTGGCGGGCGTGAGCGCCACGATCCGGTCATTCAATTCGGGGGCGTCGTCGGAAATCCTGCTTTGGCCGCGTTATGCGTTCTGGGCACCGGGGGCCTTGGCGCTGGTGCTTTTCTCAATTTACGCGGTGCTGCGGCTGGTGCGGCTGTTGCGCACCCCGGCGGCGGAGGTCTGAACGATGGAATGGTATGAAGTCGGCCTCGGCCTTTTGGGTCTTTTGATGTTTCTGATCGCAACGGGGGTGCCGATCCCCTTTGCGCTGGCGGCGGCCTCGCTGCCGTTTCTGTGGCAAATCCAGACCTTTGAGACCTCGATCGCATCGGCAGAGTTGAAGCTCTGGGGTGTTTGGATCGACTATATCCTGCTTGCGGTGCCGCTGTTTGTGTTCTTGGGCGAGTTGATCGGCAAATCCAATATCGGCCCCAATCTCTATCAATTCCTGCATCAAGGTGTGCGCGTGCGCGGCTCTGCTGCCTATGGCTCTATCGGGGCCTGCGCGGGGTTTGGCGCGGTCTGTGGCTCGTCCATGGTCGGCGCGCTGACCATTGGCGGCGTGGCTTTGCCGGAGATGCTCCGGCTGGGCTATGGCAAGCGGCTGTCGTCTGGCGTGCTGGCGGCGGGGGGCACGCTGAGCGTGCTGTTGCCGCCATCGCTGATCCTGTTGTTTTACGGCATCGTCACCGATCAGAGCATTGGGGATCTTTTCATCGCGGGCGTTATTCCCGGATTGATCCTTGTGACCTGTTTTTCGATTGTGGTGTTGGTCTGGGGTATTTTGAAGCCGGGCGATATTCCCGACCGCGAGGATG
The nucleotide sequence above comes from Roseovarius mucosus. Encoded proteins:
- a CDS encoding TRAP transporter small permease → MQSGLDRWIGHVERAVIWLAGAGAVVVLVQMVWISYGVFTRYVLNAPDRMVTEATALLLFPVAFAGLAYAMREDAYPKVTMLTDTLPAGLRKAVAVFNLCVMLGVGLFFSLAGVSATIRSFNSGASSEILLWPRYAFWAPGALALVLFSIYAVLRLVRLLRTPAAEV